In Deltaproteobacteria bacterium, the genomic stretch GGAACTGGCGTCTTTCCAGCCTGTCAGCGAGCGCGAAACCGAGTTGCTCGATGCGCTGATACCTGTTCTGGCGACGAGCATGCAGATTCTGGAGCGGAACATCAACGCGCGGCGGCTGATGCAGGAGGCCCAGGAACGGGCCACGCAGATGGAAACGCAGGCGGCACAATTGGAAGAGCAATCCGTGGAGATGGAAGCCCAGCAGGCCGAGCTTCTCAAGATGGAGGATTGGTACCGCAGTATCGTGGAAGCCGCCAACGCCATGTTGGTGGTTGATGAGCAAGGCGTCATCATCCTCTGCAACCCCCAGGCCGAAACCATTTTTGGCTATGCAGAGGGTGAACTTGCCGGTCAGCGGGTGGACGCACTGCTGCCTTCCTGGGCTCAGGCAGATGCTCAGGCCAGGCTCATGGCAGCAGACGATCCATTGAAAAAGCATGCCATCATGAATTTGAATGCCCTTAGCAAGGATGGGAGCGAGGTTATCATCGAAGTGGCATTAAACAGGCTGCCGGACTCCGGGGACAAGGGCGCCTGTACATGCGTATCGGTCAGGGATTTGACGGGGCGTGGGGAAACACCGGTGACTTGAACACTATCTACAAGCCAATCCCGCTAACCGATAAGGTCGCAGGTAAACGGGATAAGCAAGCGGGAGCAAGTATGAATAAACTGAATGCCTACTTTCAAAGATTGACCGTGGTTCAGCGCGTGGCTGGCTTTGCCGCCATCTCCATTATCGCCGTCATGTTTGTCGGGCTGACAACATTTCCTGAACTCAACAAGCTGGCGGCAATCAACCAGCGTTTCTACGAACATTCCCTTACTACGACCAATACCGTCAGGGATATGAAATTCACGCTTCTCTACATGCGGCGCGTGACGCGGGATGCCATCTTTGAAACCGATCCCGGTAAACGGGCTGAACAAATCGCCAGCCTGGAAACGTATCACCGCACGTTTTTCGATCAAACTGCCATCCTCCGCAAATCGTTTCTCGGGGAGCAGCAACTGGTTTCCGATGCGGAAACACAGTATCGAAACCTGGTTGCCTATACCAACGAGTCGCTGGCGATACTCAAAGCCGGCAAGCAAGACGAAGCCTGGAAAAGATGCATTGACCGCACCCCCGGCAATCCGGGCCCGCTGGTTGCGGAAAAGCTCGATCAGATGCTCACGGAAGCTTCTGGAAGGGCGGCGAAGATGAACCAGGAGGCGAAAGATATCTACCAGAGCCAGGCGCGTGAGGCCATCTATGAGCTGGTGTTTGGTTTTTTGCTGCTTCTTGGCGCGGCATTCCTGTTCACGCGCTCCATTACCCGTCCACTCGGCGCGCTGCGCGGCAGCATCGTTGCGTTATCGGAAGGAAAACTGGCAGAGGTCATTCCCTTTCAAGACCAGAAAAATGAGATGGGTGAGATCAGTAGGGGGGTGGTGGTTTTACAGGATGTTTATCGCAAGATGGAAGCACAGGGCTGGGTCAAAACCCATGTCGGTGAAATCTCTACCAAGCTGCAGCAAGCCGGAACTTTTGTCGATCTAGCACAATCTTTTTTATCCTGCATTGCCCCGTTGGTCAGCGCCGGACATGCAGTAGTCTATATTCTCGACAAGGAGGACAACCGCCTACGCCTGATGGCCAGTTACGGCTATCGCGAACGCAAGCAGCTCAACCAGTCCTTCGGCATTGGCGAAGGCCTGGTTGGCCAGTGCGCTTTCGAAAAAGCGCCGATCACCCTGACCAACCCGCCGGAAGACTACGTGCGTATCGGGTCGGGGCTGGGTGAACTGACACCGAGATGCATTGCGGTGCTGCCGATTTTGCACACCGACAAAGTACTCGGCGTATTCGAGATCGCTTCATTCCAGTTCTTTGATGACAAGTCAATGGCGCTGTTGGAGCAGATCATGCCCATATTGGCCGCAAACCTGGAAATACTCGGACAGAGCCTCCAGACTCAGCGCCTGCTGGAAGAATCCCGGGAACAGGCAAAACGCATGGAAATGCAGGCTGCCCAGTTGGAAGAGCAGTCCGTGGAAATGGCCGCTCAGCAAAATGAACTCATGCAGACGGAAGCCCTGACCCGCCAAGCCGAGGAGCGGAGCCGGCTGATTCTCAACTCCGTAAGCGACGGGCTCTTTGGCCTTGGCATGGATGGCAAAATATCCTTCGTCAATCCGGCGACGTGTGCACTTCTTGGATATACGGAGGAAGAACTCATCGGCAAGCTGATGCATGCCCAGGTTCACTACGCCTATCACGACGGCTCGGAGTTTCCGCGGCTGCAGTGCCCTATGTACCTTTCTTCCCAGGACGGCATAGCCCGTACGGTGGACACGGAGGTTCTCTGGCGCAAGGACGGCAAGCCGATTCCCGTGGAATATACCACAACACCAGTCTGGAAAGACGGCCAGGTGGCCGGGACGGTCGTTTCGTGCCGCGACATTACAGAACGCAAGGAAGTTGAAACGGCGATGCGGGCAGCCAAGGAACTTGCCGAGGCCGCCTCCCAGACCAAAGCGGACTTTCTGGCGAATATGAGCCATGAGATCCGGACACCCATGAACGCCATCGTCGGGTTCTCAGGTTTGGCTATGAAGACGGATCTTGATAAAAAGCAGCGTGACTACATCCGCAAGATCCAGCAATCAGGTACACATCTTTTGGGAATCATCAACGACATCCTCGATTTCTCCAAAATAGAGGCAGGCAAGCTCTCGGTGGAGCAAACGGATTTTGAGCTGGAGAAGATGCTGGAGAATGTCTCCAACCTTATTTCCGAGAAAGCGACCAACAAAGGGCTGGAGCTGGTATTCGACATTCAGAAGGGAACTCCCAATTATCTCGTTGGCGACCCGCTGCGGCTCGGACAGATCATGGTCAATTACTCCAATAATGCCGTCAAGTTCACCGAGCAGGGTGAAATTGTCGTCGGCGTCCGAGTCGAAGAGGAAACCAACGAAAATGTGCTGATGCGCTTTTCCGTCCGAGATACGGGCATCGGCCTCACGGAGGAGCAGATCGGCAATCTGTTCCAGTCTTTCCAGCAGGCCGACATGTCCACATCGCGGAAGTACGGCGGCACGGGACTGGGGCTGGCCATCTCCAAAAAACTGGCCAACCTCATGGGCGGCGATGTGGTGGTCGAAAGCGAGTACGGCAAGGGAAGCACCTTCTGGTTTACCGCCCGTTTGGGCAAAGGCGTTGGCAAGGCAAGAACATTCCTGCCCGACCCCGATCTGAGGGGACGGCGGCTGCTGGTGGTGGACGACAACGAGATGAACCGCATCGTCCTTTCCGAGATGCTGACAGGCATGACCTTTACCGTGAGGGATGTCGCCTCCGGCAAGGCGGCGCTGGAGGAGATCCGCTCAGCCGCTGACGCGGGCCAGCCTTACGATGTCATCCTGCTCGACTGGCAGATGCCCGGCATGGACGGGATCGAAACGGCAAAAGCGATTCGAGCGTTACCCGTTTCTCCGCTTCCGCACATGGTCATGGTAACGGCCTACGGCCGCGAGGAGATATTGAAGGAGGCGGCCCTGGCGGGGCTCGAGGATGTGCTGATAAAACCGGTCGGCGCTTCGACGATGTTCGACACCATGGTCCAGGTTCTCGGCGGAAAGCGTGATGAAACCCAGGATGAGGATCAGCAGGCGACGCCGCTGGCACAAGACCTCAACACGATCAAGGGCTCTTCGATCCTTCTGGTGGAGGACAACGAGTTCAACCAGCAGATCGCCAGTGAACTGCTCGCCGATGCGGGATTCAAGGTGGATATCGCCGCAGATGGTCAGAAGTCCATCGAGATGCTCAATAAACATCTCTATGACATTGTGCTCATGGATATGCAGATGCCCGTTATGGATGGTGTGACGGCCACTATTGAAATTCG encodes the following:
- a CDS encoding response regulator — its product is MNKLNAYFQRLTVVQRVAGFAAISIIAVMFVGLTTFPELNKLAAINQRFYEHSLTTTNTVRDMKFTLLYMRRVTRDAIFETDPGKRAEQIASLETYHRTFFDQTAILRKSFLGEQQLVSDAETQYRNLVAYTNESLAILKAGKQDEAWKRCIDRTPGNPGPLVAEKLDQMLTEASGRAAKMNQEAKDIYQSQAREAIYELVFGFLLLLGAAFLFTRSITRPLGALRGSIVALSEGKLAEVIPFQDQKNEMGEISRGVVVLQDVYRKMEAQGWVKTHVGEISTKLQQAGTFVDLAQSFLSCIAPLVSAGHAVVYILDKEDNRLRLMASYGYRERKQLNQSFGIGEGLVGQCAFEKAPITLTNPPEDYVRIGSGLGELTPRCIAVLPILHTDKVLGVFEIASFQFFDDKSMALLEQIMPILAANLEILGQSLQTQRLLEESREQAKRMEMQAAQLEEQSVEMAAQQNELMQTEALTRQAEERSRLILNSVSDGLFGLGMDGKISFVNPATCALLGYTEEELIGKLMHAQVHYAYHDGSEFPRLQCPMYLSSQDGIARTVDTEVLWRKDGKPIPVEYTTTPVWKDGQVAGTVVSCRDITERKEVETAMRAAKELAEAASQTKADFLANMSHEIRTPMNAIVGFSGLAMKTDLDKKQRDYIRKIQQSGTHLLGIINDILDFSKIEAGKLSVEQTDFELEKMLENVSNLISEKATNKGLELVFDIQKGTPNYLVGDPLRLGQIMVNYSNNAVKFTEQGEIVVGVRVEEETNENVLMRFSVRDTGIGLTEEQIGNLFQSFQQADMSTSRKYGGTGLGLAISKKLANLMGGDVVVESEYGKGSTFWFTARLGKGVGKARTFLPDPDLRGRRLLVVDDNEMNRIVLSEMLTGMTFTVRDVASGKAALEEIRSAADAGQPYDVILLDWQMPGMDGIETAKAIRALPVSPLPHMVMVTAYGREEILKEAALAGLEDVLIKPVGASTMFDTMVQVLGGKRDETQDEDQQATPLAQDLNTIKGSSILLVEDNEFNQQIASELLADAGFKVDIAADGQKSIEMLNKHLYDIVLMDMQMPVMDGVTATIEIRKNDRFKDLPILAMTANVMEADVERCRKAGMQDHIGKPIDPDELFGKLLKWVKPRQSEEVQETAAPPPTEATKEELKPTRQDDLPEIPGLDTKLGLKRVMGKKTFYVDMLKKYIENQGQAPVQILQSLDADDYATAERQAHTAKGVSGNIGATGLQGMAAALEKAIREKSPREEIGALLATFGAAHGKLIAGLTEAFPSAVAMEETATAIDEAKAKEVCEKMREFLTNDDAEAVDYIEAEKNALRYIMGTDHFGPFAQAIGQYDFSQALELLKSRVERA